The genomic stretch GGACCGGCGCTCCGGGGACGGGGCGTACGAGGTCGCGCACCGCGGTCATGCCGGCCGATATCGAGGCGCGGGTGTGCACAACAGCGCGCGGCCGGCTCGTGGTTCCCGAGGTGAACACGACCACGGCGTCGCCGTCACCCTCGTACGGGGTGGGAAACGCACCCGGGGCGGGGCGCAGGGACGGCGCGGCACGGGGAAGCCGGCGGCCGATCGTCCGCACGGGAGCGATCGTGTTCAGCGAGGGCAACGCGAGATGCGCCCGCCGGGCCAGGGGCGCCGCCCAGCCGGCCACCGCTTGCGCCGCGGAGTCGGCCAGCACCAGGCGCGGCTCGGCCAGGGCGAGGCGGGCGCGTACCACGTCGGGGCCGGCGGTCGGGTCGACCACGGCGACGCGCATGCCGAGGTGGTACGCGGCGAGCAGGGTGGCGAGCGAGCGGGCGCCGGGGCGGACGGCCAGCGCCACGGTGTCGCCGGCGCCGAGCCCTTCGGCGGCCAGGGCGACGGCATACCCCCGTACGAGCCGGGCCAGCTCGCCGCGACGGACGCCGGGCAGGGCGGGCCGGTCGTCGTCCTCGCGCAGCCCGGCGATGAACTCGGCCAGCATCAGCGGGGGTCCGCCGTACGCGTGCCGCTGCCCTTGTCGAGGTACCACTTGGCGGTGCCCAGAACCCCGTACGCCTTGATCCGGCGTGTCGAGTTGGCCACCACCATGTGCCGGCTGTGCACGATGGCCGGGCTGGTGCGGCGTACGCGGTTGAGGAACGTACGGTCGGTGGGGGAGGGTCGCCGGGGCATGCCGCCGCACGCTTCGTACAGCTCGGCCGTGATCGCCATGTTGTTGCCCGCGTGCATGCGGTAGGGCGCCTTGAACTCGGGGCCGCGGTGGGCGGGGCGGATCCGGCCGAAGCTCGCCGCCAGCACCACCAACGTACGGAAGAACGCTCTTCCGGCGAAACCGTGCTCGTCGTGCCGGGCGGTGATCCGTCCGCAGGCCAGGCCCCGGCTTTCGGTCAGGGCCGCGCGGGCGGCGGCGACCCACCCGGGGGCGGGCAGACAGTCGGCATCCGTACGGGCCAGGAACTGCGCGCCGGCGGCGATGGCGTGCCGGAACCCCGTGTCGACCGCGCACCCCACCCCCTTCTCACGCTCGATCACCACGTACGTGGGGAACGGGCCTCGGAAATCGCTGGCGATCTCGGCTGTCTCGTCGGTCGAGTTGTTGTCGACCACCAGCAGCGTGAAGTCGGTGTCGGTCTGGGCGGCGAGCGCGTCGAGGGTGGCGCCGATCCGGGCGGCCTCGTTGTAGGCGGGCACGATCACCCACAGCGGCGTGCTCACGAGACCTCCCAGACCATCGTCATCAGGCTCACGCCGCCGCCGAGGCCGATCATCAGCACCCTGTCGCCGGCGCGCAGTTCCCCCCGTACGCGTCCCAGCTGCACCCCGATCGAGGCCGAGGCCATGTTGCCCAGCTCGTCGACCGTGACCTCGAGCTTGTCGCGCGGGACGCCCGTGACCGCCACGAACCGTTCGAGGTAGGGCAGCGTCACCTGATGCACCAGCACCCTGGCGTAGTCGTCCCAACCCCAGCCCGTACGGTCGGCGACCCGCTCGATCAGGCCGGCGCCGATGCGTTCGAACACCGTACGCAGTTTGGCGCCGTCGCCGGTGAAGTACGTGTGCTCGACGCTGCGCGGGTGCCGGGAGCCGCCGCCGAAGATGCCGCCGGCCTCCCAGTGCTCGGAGTGCGTCTCGGTGTCGACGTCGAGGATGCCGCCGCTGCCGACCGGCTCGACCAGCACGGCCGCTCCCGCGTCGCCGAACGTGTAACCGGCGAACGCCGTACGGGCCTGGGAGAGCCCTTGCAGGCGGGGACGCATCGCCCTCGTCGGCGTCTCGCCGGTGACGACCAGGGCCTTGCG from Paractinoplanes brasiliensis encodes the following:
- a CDS encoding glycosyltransferase family A protein gives rise to the protein MSTPLWVIVPAYNEAARIGATLDALAAQTDTDFTLLVVDNNSTDETAEIASDFRGPFPTYVVIEREKGVGCAVDTGFRHAIAAGAQFLARTDADCLPAPGWVAAARAALTESRGLACGRITARHDEHGFAGRAFFRTLVVLAASFGRIRPAHRGPEFKAPYRMHAGNNMAITAELYEACGGMPRRPSPTDRTFLNRVRRTSPAIVHSRHMVVANSTRRIKAYGVLGTAKWYLDKGSGTRTADPR
- a CDS encoding 3-oxoacyl-ACP synthase III family protein → MNVGITGVAYALPARTELTDDLQQRVADGLPVPAGLFRRTTGIVRRHVAADHEYASDLAVDAATKVLAETGADPLDVDLLLFASATRDMTEPATAHIVQAALGSRGHALDVTNACNSFLNGIDLARSMILAGRARKALVVTGETPTRAMRPRLQGLSQARTAFAGYTFGDAGAAVLVEPVGSGGILDVDTETHSEHWEAGGIFGGGSRHPRSVEHTYFTGDGAKLRTVFERIGAGLIERVADRTGWGWDDYARVLVHQVTLPYLERFVAVTGVPRDKLEVTVDELGNMASASIGVQLGRVRGELRAGDRVLMIGLGGGVSLMTMVWEVS